The following are encoded together in the Melospiza georgiana isolate bMelGeo1 chromosome 32, bMelGeo1.pri, whole genome shotgun sequence genome:
- the TRAPPC5 gene encoding trafficking protein particle complex subunit 5, whose product MDARFTRGKSPVLERALGRPRSELSLAAFALLFSELVQYCQRRVASVAELQARLAQLGHHVGLRALDALVARERPGRRETKVLGVLLFVKGPLWRALFGREADKLEQANDDERTFYVIEREPVVNTFVSVPRENSSLNCAAFAAGLLEAVLGAAGFPARVSAHWHKGTTLMIKFDEAVIARDKSLEGR is encoded by the coding sequence ATGGACGCCCGTTTCACGCGCGGCAAGTCCCCGGTGCTGGAGCGCGCGCTGGGCCGGCCCCGCTCCGAGCTGTCGCTGGCCGCCTTCGCGCTGCTCTTCTCGGAGCTGGTGCAGTACTGCCAGCGCCGCGTGGCCTCGGTGGCCGAGCTCCAGGCCcgcctggcccagctgggccaccACGTGGGCCTGCGAGCCCTGGACGCGCTGGTGGCCCGCGAGAGGCCCGGCAGGCGCGAGACCAaagtgctgggggtgctgctgttCGTGAAGGGGCCGCTGTGGCGGGCGCTGTTCGGGCGCGAGGCCGACAAGCTGGAGCAGGCCAACGACGACGAGCGCACGTTCTACGTGATCGAGAGGGAGCCCGTGGTGAACACGTTCGTGTCGGTGCCGCGCGAGAACAGCTCGCTGAACTGCGCCGCCTTCGCCGCCGGGCTGCTGGAGGCCGTGCTGGGCGCCGCCGGCTTCCCCGCCCGCGTCAGCGCCCACTGGCACAAGGGCACCACGCTCATGATCAAGTTCGACGAGGCCGTGATCGCGCGGGACAAGAGCCTGGAGGGACGCTGA
- the PCP2 gene encoding Purkinje cell protein 2 homolog: protein WGSLTRLSPQGGSPEGGSPEGGSPEQEGFFSLLSSVQGTRMDEQRCSLGGGTGGASEPPPPELASLLDMVASTQGRRMDEQRLPVPRLPGFGTGGTQD from the exons tggggttcccTGACACGTTTATCCCCACAGGGGGGGTCCCCAGAA GGGGGGTCCCCAGAAGGGGGCTCCCCAGAACAGGAGGGTTTCTTCTCGCTGCTGAGCTCCGTGCAGGGAACGCGCATGGACGAACAGCGCTGCAGCCTGGGGGGGGGCACCG gaggggcaTCGGAGCCGCCCCCCCCCGAGCTGGCATCGCTGCTGGACATGGTGGCGAGCACGCAGGGCCGCAGGATGGACGAGCAGCGCCTGCCCGTGCCCAGGCTGCCCGGCTTTGGCACGGGGGGCACGCAG GACTGA